A window of the Henckelia pumila isolate YLH828 chromosome 3, ASM3356847v2, whole genome shotgun sequence genome harbors these coding sequences:
- the LOC140888092 gene encoding uncharacterized protein → MKGVMRFGKKGKLSPRFVGPFEILDRVGTLAYRVALPPNLAGVHNVFHVSMLRKYISNPSHVLSYESLQLSPHMTYEERPDRILERQERRLRNKSIPMVRVRWLNHSEAKATWESESEIRSRYPELFGKF, encoded by the coding sequence ATGAAGGGTGTGATGAGGTTTGGGAAGaaagggaagttatctccgaggtTTGTAGGACCATTTGAGATTCTTGATAGAGTGGGGACGTTAGCTTATCGAGTAGCCTTGCCGCCTAATCTGGCAGGAGTGCACAACGTCTTCCACGTGTCCATGCTGAGGAAGTATATCTCAAATCCTTCTCATGTGCTGAGTTATGAGTCTTTGCAGCTTTCACCGCACATGACCTACGAGGAGAGGCCAGACAGGATCTTGGAGAGGCAAGAGAggagactccgtaacaagtcgattccgaTGGTTAGAGTGAGATGGTTGAACCATTCGGAGGCTAAAGCTACGTGGGAGTCAGAGTCAGAGATCAGGAGTCGCTATCCGGAGCTTTTTggtaagttttaa